From Marmota flaviventris isolate mMarFla1 chromosome X, mMarFla1.hap1, whole genome shotgun sequence, the proteins below share one genomic window:
- the LOC114082500 gene encoding melanoma-associated antigen D4, producing the protein MAERSHSGQSENSNSGDMDEGSQRAREEEMVGGNDYEEFGAFGGYGTLTSLDIHLLRAFGSLGSGFRFLANEPWELENPVLAQTLVEALQLDPDTLANETEARAANVARSAASNRAARAAASAARRSFNQAISNQMRAAQQALVEDAQPMTYAEAQGATPETSRASQQTSQTLVASEGAAPGAPATSTQPQTAFLAQEAAAEGPSTACAFTQAPSASERDATQPQTAFLGQNDVFDFTQPAGVSGMAFPRPKRPAPAQEAPTEGPSAASCVPQAAPAREGSATRPKTTKSGKALAKTRWVEPQNVAAAAAAKAKAATSIPEQEGAAATAQHSAEPWTRMGGKRTKKSKHLVEDYESSEEEREPPAVPPTWRASQPPSLAQAQPAPRPPVAPRSQIPSRHVLCLPPRNVTLLQERANKLVKYLMIKDYKKIPIKRSDMMKDVIREYDEHFPEIIERATYTLEKKFGIHLKEIDKEEHLYILICTRDSSARLLGKTKDTPRLSLLLVILGVIFMNGNRASEAILWEALRKMGLRPGVRHPFLGDLRKLITDDFVKQKYLEYKKIPNSSPPEYEFLWGLRARHETSKMRVLRFIAQNQNRDPREWKAHFLEAVDDAFKTMDVEMAEEHARAQMRAQMNIGDEALIGRWSWDDIQSELLTWDEDGDFGDAWARIPFAFWARYHQYILNSNRANRRATWRAGVSSGTNGGASTSILDGPSTSSTIRTRNAARVGASFFSWIQQR; encoded by the exons ATGGCTGAGAGAAGCCACAGCGGGCAGTCGGAAAACTCCAACTCTGGAGACATGGATGAGGGGAGCCAGCGAGCCAGGGAGGAAGAGATGGTTGGAGGCAACGACTATGAAGAATTTGGTGCTTTCGGTGGCTATGGCACCCTCACCAGCCTTGACATCCATCTCCTGAGAGCCTTTGGGAGCTTGGGTTCAGGCTTTCGCTTCTTAGCG AATGAGCCCTGGGAACTGGAAAACCCTGTGCTGGCCCAGACCCTGGTGGAGGCACTGCAGCTGGATCCGGACACCCTTGCCAATGAGACGGAGGCCCGCGCTGCCAACGTAGCCCGCTCTGCCGCCTCCAACCGAGCCGCTCGGGCTGCTGCCTCTGCTGCCCGCAGGTCCTTCAACCAGGCGATCTCTAACCAGATGAGGGCCGCACAGCAGGCCCTAGTAGAGGACGCCCAGCCAATGACATATGCCGAGGCTCAGGGGGCCACCCCTGAGACCAGCCGTGCCTCTCAGCAGACCTCCCAGACGCTAGTCGCCAGTGAGGGGGCTGCCCCTGGGGCTCCAGCAACCTCCACACAGCCCCAGACGGCCTTCCTGGCGCAGGAAGCTGCTGCAGAGGGCCCTAGCACCGCCTGTGCTTTCACTCAGGCTCCAAGTGCCAGCGAGAGGGATGCCACCCAGCCCCAGACAGCCTTCCTGGGCCAGAACGATGTCTTTGATTTCACTCAGCCGGCAGGTGTCAGTGGCATGGCCTTCCCTCGTCCCAAGAGACCTGCCCCAGCCCAAGAGGCCCCCACAGAGGGTCCCAGTGCTGCCTCTTGTGTGCCCCAGGCAGCACCTGCCAGGGAGGGGTCAGCCACCCGGCCCAAGACCACCAAGTCTGGGAAGGCGCTGGCCAAGACTCGGTGGGTGGAGCCTCAGAACGTGGCGGCAGCAGCCGCGGCCAAGGCCAAGGCGGCCACAAGCATCCCTGAGCAGGAGGGGGcagctgccactgcccagcacagTGCTGAGCCCTGGACCAGAATGGGAGGCAAGAGGACAAAGAAG TCCAAGCACCTTGTCGAGGATTATGAGAGCAGCGAGGAGGAGAGAGAGCCCCCCGCCGTGCCACCAACCTGGAGAGCATCGCAGCCCCCCTCTTTGGCACAGGCTCAGCCGGCCCCTCGGCCCCCGGTGGCCCCAAGGTCCCAGATACCTTCGAGGCATGTCCTGTGCTTGCCCCCTCGCAACGTGACCCTTCTGCAAGAGAGG gcaaATAAGCTGGTGAAATACCTAATGATTAAGGACTACAAGAAGATCCCCATCAAGCGCTCAG ACATGATGAAGGACGTCATTCGGGAATATGACGAACATTTCCCTGAGATCATTGAACGAGCCACCTACACTCTGGAAAAG AAGTTTGGGATCCACCTGAAGGAAATCGACAAGGAGGAGCACCTGTACATTCTCATCTGCACCCGGGATTCTTCAGCTCGTCTTCTCGGGAA GACCAAGGACACTCCTCGGCTGAGTCTCCTCTTGGTGATTCTGGGCGTCATCTTCATGAATGGCAACCGTGCCAGCGAGG CTATCCTCTGGGAGGCACTCCGCAAGATGGGACTGCGCCCTGG GGTGAGGCACCCTTTCCTTGGTGATCTGAGGAAGCTGATCACAGATGACTTCGTGAAGCAGAA GTACCTGGAGTACAAGAAGATCCCCAACAGCAGCCCGCCTGAGTATGAGTTTCTGTGGGGCCTGCGAGCCCGCCATGAGACCAGCAAGATGAGGGTCCTGAGATTCATTGCCCAG AACCAGAACCGGGACCCCCGGGAATGGAAGGCTCACTTCTTGGAGGCTGTGGATGATGCTTTCAAGACGATGGATGTGGAGATGGCCGAGGAACATGCCAGGGCCCAGATGAGGGCGCAGATGAATATCGGGGACGAAGCTCTGATTGGGCGGTGGAGCTGGGACGACATACAGTCTGAGCTGCTGACCTGGGATGAGGACGGGGATTTCGGCGACGCCTGGGCCAGGATCCCCTTTGCGTTCTGGGCCAGGTACCATCAGTACATTCTGAATAGCAACCGTGCCAACAGGAGAGCCACATGGAGAGCTGGTGTCAGCAGCGGCACCAACGGCGGGGCCAGCACCAGCATCCTTGATGGCCCCAGCACCAGCTCCACCATCCGGACCAGAAATGCCGCCCGAGTTGGCGCCAGCTTCTTCTCCTGGATCCA ACAGCGTTGA